From the genome of Cystobacter fuscus DSM 2262:
CGCGCAGCTCGGAGATGGCAGCCTCGCGGAGCGGCCAAGGCCCATCCAGGTCCAGGGGCTCGGGCCCGTGCGCGCCGTGGCGGCGGGCTCCCTGCACACGCTCGCCTGCACCCGGGACGGGGACTGCCTCGCCTGGGGCGCCAACCACGACGGGCAGCTCGGCGCGAGCACGCCCTCCGAGGGCTCTCCCCGCTCTCCGACTCCCCTCCCGGTGGTGTTCCCATGAAGCCCGCGCACGCGCTCGTCACCATCGGCTGGGGCCTGCTCGCCGCATGTGGCCCGACCACGCGGGCACCGGACGACGACTCCCACCCGAGCCATGCGGTGGTGGAAGTCGGCGAGGAGCGGCCCGGAGGCGGAGCCACGGTCCAGGACACGAGCGCACAGGCCTTCTCGCGTCCCGCGCCCTCGCTTCCCCTCTCGCGGCTGTCCGCGTTCGGCACGGGGGAGGCCCTGTTCGAGGCGGACTGGTTCGCGGCGCCCGACTCACGAGAAGATCGCGATGGCCTCGGCCCGCTCTTCAACTCCGTGTCCTGCGAGGCGTGCCACTTCCAGAACGGACGCGGCGCTCCACCCCAGGGCGCCGATCAGCCCACGGTCTCGCTGCTGCTGCGCCTGAGCGTGCCCGGCGAGGGCGAGCATGGGGGGCCCCGGCCCGAGCCCACCTATGGAGAACAACTCCAGACACGGGCCATTTCCGGAGTACCCGTCGAGGGACGCGCCACGCTCACCTGGGAGGAGCGCTCGGGCACCTTCGCGGATGGAGAGCCCTGGACGCTGCGCGCGCCCATCTATGTCCTCTCGCGGCTCGCCCACGGGCCGCTGTCGCCGGACGTGCGCCTGTCTCCGCGGGTGGCGCAGCCGCTGGTGGGACCGGGGCTGCTCGCGGCCGTGCCCGAGGAGCGTCTCCTCGAATGGGCGGATCCCGAGGACGCGGATGGAGACGGCATCTCCGGGCGGCCCAACCGGGTGTGGAGCGTGCGCCGGGGGCGGTGGGAGCTGGGGCGCTTCGGCTGGAAGGCCAACCAGCCCGACCTGGAGCAGCAGAACGCCGCGGCCATGAAGGGGGACCTCGGCATCACCTCGCCGCTCTTCCCCACCGAGTCCTGCACCGCCGCGCAGGCCACCTGCCTCTCGGCCTCCTCCGGCGGAGCCCCCGAGCTGGACGAGGGCAAGCTGGCCGCCCTCACCGCCTACACCGCCGCGCTCGCCGTCCCCGCCCGCCGTGGGCACGACCAGCCCCAGGTGCTCCAGGGCAAGGACGTCTTCCACCGCGTGGGCTGCGCCCGCTGCCACCGGCCCTCGCTCGAGACGGGAGAGGTAGAAGGCCGCCCGGAGCTGTCCCACCAGCGGCTGTGGCCCTACTCGGACCTGCTGCTGCATGACCTGGGGGAGGCGCTCGCCGACGGCTACGACGACTTCCTCGCCACCGGCAATGAATGGCGCACGCCCCCGCTGTGGGGCCTCGGCCTGACGCGCACCGTCAGCGGCCACACGCGCCTGCTCCATGATGGCCGGGCCCGCACGGTGCTCGAGGCCATCC
Proteins encoded in this window:
- a CDS encoding di-heme oxidoreductase family protein — translated: MKPAHALVTIGWGLLAACGPTTRAPDDDSHPSHAVVEVGEERPGGGATVQDTSAQAFSRPAPSLPLSRLSAFGTGEALFEADWFAAPDSREDRDGLGPLFNSVSCEACHFQNGRGAPPQGADQPTVSLLLRLSVPGEGEHGGPRPEPTYGEQLQTRAISGVPVEGRATLTWEERSGTFADGEPWTLRAPIYVLSRLAHGPLSPDVRLSPRVAQPLVGPGLLAAVPEERLLEWADPEDADGDGISGRPNRVWSVRRGRWELGRFGWKANQPDLEQQNAAAMKGDLGITSPLFPTESCTAAQATCLSASSGGAPELDEGKLAALTAYTAALAVPARRGHDQPQVLQGKDVFHRVGCARCHRPSLETGEVEGRPELSHQRLWPYSDLLLHDLGEALADGYDDFLATGNEWRTPPLWGLGLTRTVSGHTRLLHDGRARTVLEAILWHGGEAQAARDAVLRLSRTERDALLAFLDSL